Sequence from the Burkholderia sp. GAS332 genome:
CTGATGATTACCCGCGCGACCAGCGCACTGCCTATCCTGTGCGGCGTCGGGCTCATTAGCATAATGGTGGCGTTCGGCGCCGGCGCGGTCGCCCTGCTTGTGCTCGAAGCGCTGCCTGCGCGGGTGCGCGCCAGCGGCATGGCCGTTTCGCATGCGCTGCACGTCGCCTTGTTCGGCGGCACCGCTCAATTCATCGTGACGGCATTGATCAGACGGACCGGCGATCCCATGTCTGCAGCCTGGTATGTGGCGCCGGCGTGTGGGGTGAGCTTCTGTGCGCTGATGCTTTTCAAGGAACGGCGCTTCGAAAGCTGAACCGCCGCGCACGCATTGACGCCTATCGCTGCGTCTGAACCATCGTGTCAGCTAGAGCCCGAAAATCCTGCGGCGCCATGTCATAGGCTCGCCGGAAAGCGCGCGTAAAATCAGACGCGCTTTTGAAGCCGAGCCCGTAGGCAATCTCTATCACCGATAAGTGAGGGTACCGGATCATTTCATCGGCCGCCTGGCGTAGCCTCAGGTGGCGAATATAAGCGCCAACGCCGCCTTCATGCTGAAACAGGCGATAGATGCTCGGGCGAGGAAGTTGAAGCGCATTTAGCACACTTTCGGGGGAGAGTTCATCTTCAGTCAAGTGCGCCTGAATATAGCGCCGTACTTGACCGAACATAGCTGCCCGGGCTGCAGCGCGCGTGTCGCCGCTCAGGCGCGCCTGCCGTCCAAACGCTGCGACAAGGAGCTTGGCCGCCGCGCGTATGGCGTCGTCCGCCTCACCGGCGCTCATGCATGCGATTGTCCGACTGAGCGCCGCAACGTGTTCGATGATCAGTCGCTCGAGCGGCGTCGAACCATGGAGCACACGGCCGTGGATGGCCTCCGGATCAGGAAAGACTTCCTGCACCAACTCGCCCGGCACGAAAAACGCGATCACCCGGCATGCCTGGCGTTGCATTCGAACGGGTTGATTCATATCCAGTGCAAGGATGCTTGCGGCTGAGGGCGTGGGATCGCGCCGCGAGGTGCGCACGGCGACGTTCTCAACCGCGCCCTCCAGAAACACATGAAAGACGAAGTTGCGTACCCGGTCTGTCGAGATCCGGGCCAGTGAGCGCTCGAGCACAACCAGGTCCGACCGGCAATCCGTCAATACAAGCTCGCCAACCTGATAGCGGTCAATCGAAGCCTGGAACGGCCTCTCCAGATCAGATCGCGAGGGCAGCACGTCAATAAGATGACCGACCCGATCCCGCCAGGCGAGCAAGCGCCGCTGTGGCGCTTCCCCCCGCACGCTGAAATGACTATGGGCAATGTCGTGTTTCAGCGGACGGCAGGCATCAACCGTGGGTGCGCGGGAGTTCATGCGAAGAAGTTCTTTACCGGAATGTGCCAGGACGTCTTCTGGAGTAGATGCTTTGGGAATTTAACCGAAAATCTGCCGAGTGTGAATTTTTCGAAACACGGGTCTGGAATTTTTCAGGCGCTGACACGCACGGTCAAACCTGCTCGTACGGGTAAGAGTAGGTTGAGTGTCAATTGTGGGGCGCAGTTCGCCAAGAACCCGCCATTGAGTCGTGCAGCACAAAGGACCCTTCGTGGCCGGACCCAAGTGCGCTGCTTCAAGCGCCTTCCCCGGGCGCCACTGCTATGACGCCCGGCGTAGGAATACATCAGAGCATCTCTGGTGTCTCAGCGCACCGGCTCGATCTTGAAAGCATCGACCGCTACGCCAAGGTCTATGCCTTCACCGCTGCCGCTCAACGCCATCGACGTCGTTCCCTTGGTCAGCACCTGGGCAGTACCGCTCTCCCCCGCGCCGGCCGAAGCACCGGCCTGCGCATAACTGCCGTACACATCCCTGATGCTGTAGACATGGGTGATATCGCCGTGGCCGGTGACGTGAAACTTGCCGGCCGTCAGGCCGCCGCCGTGCACGCTGATCGTGACTGCGGCCTTTTGCCCATTGTCGCAAGTTACTCTGCCGCGTCCTTCGGCGTGCTGATAGATCGCCGACCATCCGGACATGCTGAAGGTCAGATGGCATTTCACCGGCGCGCCGCCTGCCTGAGCCGGGGTGGCGGTCAAGCCCGCCAGGACACCCACGCACAGCAACGTGGCGGCAGTCGACACAAGGATATGCTTGCTCATAGAAGTCTCCTGGTACCTGAAGATAGGTTAACCAGTGTAACCGTCATTTGCAGTGGGCCGGCTGACGGCCACCCAAATGTCGATGCGGCAGTGCGGGCGAACGCCGGTTCATGGCCAACCCGGTTCCGTGCCGAATTTCCGTGATCGCCCGGTATGGGACGTTCAAGCGACTTGGCAGCGGACATTCGCCACGCGCTCCTATGCCCGCAATCGAACAAATCACAACTTGTGCCCCGCTAAGCGAATTGAATGACTCGGTACGCCGTTTCCGTATGCATTTTCTTCGACCGGGATAAAGGAATGCGTGGTAGCTGCCGATATCATGGGAAACACTCTCCTCGCTACAGAGCGCTTTCTCGGCGCTTACACCTCACGCTCGACCTTCAACGGCTTGCGCACAATCTCGAAACACGTTATACGCTTACTGCGGCCCGATATAGCGCTCTGGAAGAAAACCAATTAACAACTTGGGGATGGGGAAAATCAGAATGACGAATACATTCGATCTGCTTAGAAACAAGCGGGAGAAGCCCTATCAATGGGTCATGATCGTGATTGGCGTCCTTCTGTGGTTCGCCATTGCGGAGGTAATCTACAACCATTGGAATGACCCCAAGGCGGGCCACTTCATCCATCTCTACGTGGGATATGGCATCGCGGTCGCGATCTTCTACGGGCTGGCGTCCGCGGCCTATCGCGCGTCCGCATTCGGCAACATGGTGCTGCTCAGCAACGAGCAGTTCCCGGAGTTCCACGCGATGATCGTCGAAGCGTCGCGGGAGATCGGCCTGTCCGAACCGCCGAAAACCTTCATCTACAATTCGAACGGCATGTTTAACGCCTTTGCGCGGCGCCTGCTCGGCGGCCGCTATGTCTTCCTAACCGGCGCACTCGTCGAAGCGAATAGCGATGCCCAAGTGCGTTTCGTGATTGGTCACGAGCTGGGCCATCATGCGGCAGGACACTTGAACCCGTGGATCAACGGGCTCAAGCTGCCGGCGCACGTCGTCCCATTTCTCGGCAAGGCTTACTCGCGTTCGCGGGAATACACATGCGACAGCATTGGCGCCTATCTATCAAAGGACACCCACGCGTCGCGCGGTGCATTGCAAATGCTGGGTTGCGGCTGCCGACGCCTGAATGCATCGATGGATTCCAACGCGTTTATGGCTCAAGAAAAGATGGTGCCGCCCATCTTCGGTTTCCTCACTGAAATCTGCCGGACCCACCCGCGGCTGACGCGGCGGGTCGCTGCAATCAATAACAGCGTGGCAAACCACGCACACGGCGGCTTCGAAAACGCCTCACGGGAGCCGCGATTCAATGTCGGCAGTCACGCGCTCGACTCGGATTGAAGAAACTGACAGCTCCTTCGCCATCGGGCTGCGGACGTGGCGAAATTGAGAGGTGGGTTGCGTCGACGGAGCAACGTTGCGGACGCTCCTGCGCCAACGCCGGGAACGAGGCATGCGCGATCTTCGTGCCGATCTACGCCGATGGCTTGTGAGACGCCGAGTGCACTGACTCATGCCAGGATTGGCAGCGCTATACTTTGCGAACGTCTCCCAACCTGTGTCATCGTGCCCTGTTTCAATGACTGAGTCTGTCCAGTTCCAGCAAGTGTCCGAGATACCCGGCCTGGTGCTGAGTACCGCGCGCTTCGCGGATTTCGGTTTCGACCGCCACTTCCACCTTGATTTCCACGTCGGGCTGGTGACGGACGGGGTTCAGCGCCAGAGGGTCAACGGAAAGACCGTCCTGCACGGACCCGGGACCATCGTTCTGATGCCGCCAGGCGAGATTCACGATGGAATCACGGCGGATGGCAGCCAATCCACGCTCAAGACATTCCGCCTTTCGCAGGAACTGCTCGCAAGCGTGGCGGAGGAGATCAGCGGCCTTCACCGCGAGCCGGAATTCGCAGGCGCCTTGCTCGAAGACCCCTTACTCGCTGGCCATCTTCTGCGCCTGCACAATGAGATGCGATGGTGCAATGCCGCGAACAGTCTTGCGATGCAGACGGAGTGGCTCAGTTTGCTGGAAAGCCTGTTGAGCCAATCGCGCGCGGTCGTGGCAGAAACGGTCCACGGCTCACTTTCGCGCATTCAATGGGAGCGCGTCAGAGACTACTGCTTCAGTCATCTCAGCGACAGGATCTCGCTCGACGAACTGGCCGGCTTGTGCTCACTCGGCAAGTTCCAGTTCCTCAAACAATTCAAGCAGACCATCGGCATGACACCTCACGCATGGTTGCTCCGTCTTCGTCTCGAGCGGGCTTGTGCGCTTTTGTCGCGAAGCTCGCAGGCGATCGCAACCGTCGCCCAGGAAGTCGGGTTCTACGACCAAAGCCACTTCAACCGTGCTTTCCGGCAGGCATACGGCGTCGCGCCGTCGTGCTACAGAGCGTAAGCCGCGCAGTCGGCGGCAGAACACGGGGTTCAGCGCTATCCCACCCCGTGGCTTCATGATTGATCAATTTTTTACAAGTCCGGCGGCCTCACTCGACATACGATGCGCCAATCCGGGGGGAACGTTCTCCTCCCGCCGAGTTGAGGATACGACAATGGATAGTAGTGATCGGTCGCACGGTGCCAAAGCGCTGGCTATGGGTTTCACGAGCGATAACATCGCAGGCGCGTCGCCAGAGGTAGTTGAAGCCATGGTGGCGAGCAGCACTGGGCAAGCGAGCCCATACGGAGCGGATGACTTTACTGCTCGCGTCGAACGCAAACTGAGCGAAATCTTCGAGCGCGAAATCGACGTGTTTCTCGTGCCGACCGGCACCGCCGCCAATTCCTTGTGTCTGGCCACGATAACGCCGCCTTGGGGCAACATCTATTGCCATCCGTCGAGCCACATCAACAACGACGAATGCGGCGCACCCGCGTTCTACACGAATGGCGCGAAGCTGGTCGCCGTGGACGGCCAATCTGCGAAGATAGACCCCGCAAGTCTTCGTAGCGCGGCGAGCGTGAAGGTGGGCGACGTCCATTCGACGCAGCCATCGAGCGTGAGCATCACGCAGGCGACGGAAGTGGGAAGCGTGTACACGCTGGACGAGATCCAGGCGCTGGGGGACGTCTGCAAGACATCCTCCGTCAAACTTCATATGGATGGCTCACGATTCGCCAATGCGCTGGTGTCCCTAGGCTGTTCGCCTGCAGAGATGACGTGGAAGGCCGGGGTCGATGTCTTGTCGTTCGGCGCGACCAAGAATGGCGTGTTCGCAGCGGAAGCGATCGTGCTGTTCGATGCATCCCTTGCATCCGAAATGGGCTACCGCCGCAAGCGCGCGGGCCATCTGTTCTCGAAGATGCGGTTTCTGTCGGCCCAGATCGATGCTTACTTGACCGACGATCTCTGGTTGCGCAACGCACGCCAGGCCAACGGCGCCGCGCAGCGCCTGACCCATGGACTTGAGGGGTTGAGCGGCGTCGAAGTGCTCGGCGCGATTGAGGCCAACATCGTCTTCTGTCGATTGCCCTCCGCGGTAATCGAATCCCTACTTCAGGCGGGGTTCGAGTTTTATCACGATCGGTGGGGACCCAACGTCGTCCGGCTCGTGACCTCCTTCTCTACCACGGTTGAAGATGTCGACAACCTGCTGGCGCATGTGACGCGCGCTGTCGTCGCCCGTTAATCCGCGAATCGGTAGGGAGAAGGCTGGGCTCCGCTCAGCGCTCAGCCATTCAGAACGCGTTTCAGCGTCGCCTGTCGACTTGCCACTCATGGCTGCACTGAAACGGAGGAAAACCGTCTCAGTGCACGAATCTTCGAAAGATTCGGACGCGCCGCTCTGCCACTCGCCGGCTTTTCTCGATCGCCTAGTTTGGCGTGACATCCGGTTGCTGCGCTGCGTCGGCTCTCAGCGCAGTGGCACTTTCCGCTGACGGGTTTTTGCGCCGTGGGGCGTTTGCGGTGGTTATGGGCTCCCCTGCTCGCTGCGATACTTCTTCCGCAAGCAGGCTCACTGCATGGCGCGCAGTGAGACGGCCTTGGGGAACGCCCTTCGCATCGAGCGCAATCACCTTGTATAGCTCGCGGTCGCATTGGAGTTCCTGCTGATATTGCTCCGCCGTGTCCACCAGCAATTCCAGCAGCGTCTGGCGACGTCTTCTTTCTTCAAGCGTGACGGAAGGATTCCTACATATTGAGGAGGAAAGTGTGATCAACGTATCCAGTTGACCCAGGTGCCGGTCGCATAAATCGAATGCCGACAGCGCAAGCTTTTCGTACTGGAGTGCGTCGACAGGCGGACGTGAAGCGGGTTGATTTTTGGTGGACTTGCTCATGGTGCGATCTCCCTGTTACTTCTCGGATCGCCCGACACTCGCTGGAAAGGTGGGTGAGCGGGCACGAAGTAGGGTTGACAGACCGGTGTTACGTCAAGCCGGCGAGCCTTGCGGCTCCCCCACTACGGCCCGCCCATAGAATATAGACGTGCAGCAGCAGACGCACTCCCGCCTGAGCGGGGTGCGGACGTAACAATTAGGCTGTCAAACCTAGCCGCCGGGTGTCTCCCGACGACCTGCTAATTATAAAGCAGACCAATCGGGTTGACTTCAACCTTGTAGGCTAAATGTTTGATTTGGCCGAAAGGATAAGGGGTGGTAGGACGAGGGGGCAGGTGTTCGGCCTTATGTGAAGCTTTCCATAAGGTCGAACACCTGCCGTTCATAGATGCGAAGTGACAGACGGTTGATTGGCCATAGCTGACGTTGGAGCGGGCTCGGTTCTACTTCAGCTACGTGGTGGATTGCTGCCAATGGCGGTGTCGAGCAGTCGGACGGCAGCTTCCTCGATGCGTGCCCTTACACGCTCGACCCCATTCAGCATCTGTTTTATCGATTGTATCGGTCATTTCAGATAGCGCGTCGGCTAATCGCGACACAGCCACCCAGGTTAACTACCCTGATATATATCGCACGACAGGCCCACCACGCACGGTTGACCGTCTCGGGTTTTGCCGTAACCATTTCGCCCGCCCGGTTGGGCTCCATAGTCCCACGTACTGCCGCCGTCCATCGGCATCGCCCGCTGCGATGAATTTATTGACGGCTGACTGGATGCGCCGCTAGCGACGTCTGACGGTTGCATTTCCTGAGAGTCGGCAGCGCCGGCCGCAGTGAGGAGGAATAGCACGATGGCTACAGCCGAGGGTTGCACTTTCATTTTCTTCACCTTTCGTCATCAACGGGTTGCGTTAGCGACACCGTTAGCTCCCTCCGAAAAAAACGTTGCATTGTGGATCCATCCGGCACGGTCTCGCATGTCTTGCACCGCTTTGTACCCGTGTGTCGGGCGTACCGCCGTATGCTTCCATCCCCGCACTCGGGTCAGAGGCTTGTGTTGCGGCGTTTTCTTGCGGGGCGGGTTGAACCGCTTGCGGTGTGCCTTGCGAATGCGCAACACCGGCCATGACAAACAGCACGGCAGCGGATGCGACTATCAGTGGTGATTTCATGTTGGCTCCTTTATCTACGTTGAGTTTTCCATTCATGCGATTCGTTATTTGCGTGCCCTGAGCTCGACATCCACGCGCATCGAGCGTGTCGCGCACGAGCTGCAATACAGGTGGTGATCGATTGATAAGGTTTCTCATCACGACGACCAACCGCTCCGAGTACACTCGACGAATGCCCCCTCAGCGTTGCTGTCATATTCATTCTTGGTCAGGCTGAACGCGGTCGCAACGCACATGCGTAGCGGGTGAACAGCAATCGTCGGCGAAAGATGTATCCACTGTCATCGTCCGATTCAGGTGACATGTCGGATACTCGTCTCCCGACGGCGCTCCTTCCTGAACTGTCCAGGTGCGGGGCGAGCGCACGTCACTGATACATTTGTGGCTGATGGTAGGGATGGCGACCTGTTTCTCTGTCTTTATCGCAGCGTCATCACGGGCGAACTACGGTCTGATCTGGATCTCGATGTATTGGTGGATGTCGTTTACGGGCCGATCTTCCATCGCATGTTGATGGAACACGCTCCTCTGAACGACGCCTTCATTGAGCAAGTGTTGCGGATTGCGTTGAATGGTGCACTGGTGCAGGAGTAAGGGCACTGTCCTATCGGGCTTTAATTTCCGAATTCTGGCGCTACCGCTACGCCGGGCGGTCTGGCGGGCGTTTCGAATGTCGCTGACCGTCGACGCGAAGCGGCCACTGATCTTGACGGCGAGCGGTCAATGGTCAGGCGCGCGTTTGGCATCCGCTCCGACTGTCTTTATCCACTATGCGGCCGGCGTGCGCCAACCGCTAACTGTTGCCGATTCGACCGCACAGCAATGTAGAGATAATCCCGCGTGGATCATCACCCGAATCCGAAGCTCGGCGGTGTCGGAGACCACGGGCGCTTCGACCGCCGTCGTGCTGCCTGACGTGCTGGTGCCGCATGGCGCGCAAGCAGAGCGTCGGGAGGTTTATAGCGCGGCGCTGCTATTCAGCGGCGACATAAAACGAACGCCGGTTGCAATCGGCAATTCAACGAAAAGAGGCCAGAAAAAAGGCCTGTTCGCGATGTAAACGCACGCACATGCCCCATAGAATTTCGTTACGCACCGTCACGCGTCCGATCCTTGTCGGATCGCTTTCTCACATCGGATTTCCGGTTAATTCAGCATGACACGGCTTGCACGGCACTACGTCCCAGACCAACCGCAGCACATTATCTTGCAGGGGCTCACGGGGCCCGCATTCCTGGACGAAGGAGACTACCTGTACTTCCTCGCCTGCCTGGCAGACGCAGCGCGCGTCGCCGATCTGGCAGTCCACGCGTGGGTACTCATGCCTGACGCGATACAGTTCCTCGTCACGCCTTCATTCGAGTCGAGCGTGGCCATGGCGATGCAGGCGGTCAGCCGTCGTTACGTCGAGACCTTCAACCGCCGCCATGGACGCCGCGGCACAGTGTGGCGCGGCGCTTACTGCGCAACAGTGATTGAGCCCGACCGGTATTTCCTGCTCACGAGCCAGGTCATCGATCATGCGCCGGTGCGCAACCGCCTTGTGGCAGAGCCGGGAAACTACCCGTGGTCTAGCTACACGCATCACATCGGGCTGCGTGTCGATAGCTTCATCAAGGACCATCCACTCTACCGGACGCTCGGCGACACACCGTTCGAGCGCCACCAGGCCTACCGCGATTTGAGCGCACAGCCCCTTGACGAACTCGAGGTCAATAACCTGATGCAGTCGACGCTCAACGGCTGGGTGCTCGGCAGCGCCGCGTATTGCGAGTGGGCGGCTCAGACAGCCAACCGGCGTTTGAAGCCCCTGCTGCTGCGCGACCGCCCGCCCAAGGTTCGCACGACAGGCGCCCTCGCCCACGCGGGTTAATCAAATGATTGTTCGGTCTTCATGGCACACTCCCACAAGAAGGATGGGGGTTTCATTTTCAGACGACGCTCCGGCGAAGGTTCACAATCGTGCCGATTGTTGCCACTGGAGCATTCCCAACCGGCGTGGCTCGGCGGCTGGTCCATGCCGAAACTTGCCGGATGGGTAACGGGGCCTCTGGGCCGATGCCGGTGCAGGTGGCTTTCGTTAGAATCTGTTTTCGATCCTTATATTTATCTATAACCGGAGACAAACGTGCCAGGCTTACTTCCCGATGTCGACCGCGAGGGACTCCTCGAATATTCCGTCGTTTACACCGATCGATCAATCAATCATATGTCGCAGCTCTTTCAAGGAGTCTTGCGCGATATTTCCGATTCTCTGAAAAAGGTCTACAACGCGAAGTCGGCGGTTGTCGTCCCGGGCAGCGGGACTTTCGGCATGGAAGCCGTCGCCCGGCAGTTCGCGACGGGCAAGAAGTGTCTGGTCATCCGCAATGGCTGGTTCAGTTTCCGCTGGTCGCAGATTTTCGACATGGGCGGCATTCCATCTGAATCGATCGTGTTGAAGGCGCGTCCGGTCGAACAAGGAAGGCAGGCCGCCTATGCACCGCCACCGATCGAAGAAGTGGTCGCTGCGATCAAGGAGAACAAGCCGGATCTGGTCTTTGCACCGCATGTCGAAACGGCATCCGGGATGATGCTGCCTGACGCCTATTTGCGTGCCGTGTCCGACGCTGTTCACGCCGTCGGCGGCATGTTTGTACTGGATTGCATCGCCTCCGGTACGATCTGGGTGGACATGCAGGCCAGCGGCATCGATGTCCTGATCAGCGCACCGCAAAAGGGATGGAGCGCGTCACCCTGCTGCGCACTGGTCATGCTCAGCCCGCTCGCCCGCGAAAGAATCGATGCAACAACCAGCACCAGTTTCGCTTGCGATCTTCGCAAGTGGCTGCAGATCATGGAAGCCTACGAGAACGGCGGGTTCGCGTACCACGCCACGATGCCCACGGACAGTCTCGCGACGCTGCGCGACGTCATGAAGGAAACCGAGGCATATGGCTTCGACAAAGTGAGAGCAGAGCAGGCTGAACTCGGCACGCGCGTTCGTTCACTCCTGGGTGCCAAGGGTTTCAAAAGCGTGGCGGCCGAAGGTTTTGAGGCTCCTGGCGTCGTGGTCTGCTACACGGACGATGACGGCATCCGATCCGGCAAGAAATTCGCCGATGCCGGCTTGCAGATCGCGCCCGGCGTTCCCCTTCAATGCGACGAGCCTGAAGACTTCAAGACCTTCCGCGTCGGATTGTTTGGCCTGGACAAACTGCATGACGTCGAAGGCGCGGTCGCCAGGCTCGCCAAGGCGTTGGACAGTATTCTTTAGCGCGCTTTTCCGGTACATGTGCGGATGGCTCGCCCTCGCAACCGCGTCGGCGAACTCACACTCTTGACCCTTTCGGAGCGTCACGCCTTCCGAAAGCGGTCACTCACGAGTGCGTTTCGACTATGAACATCCGCGCTTGCTGAGCTTCCTGACGTTCGGCCTTGATCGGCGCATACCTCTCGGAGTTGTAGAAGGCTAGCGCTTGGGCGAGAGTCGGAAACTCAAACACGCCCGCCATAGGCAGCGGCACCTCATCCCCCTCTAGAATCTGCGCAACAGGACCGAAATGCAGAATCTGCCCGCCCGCCTCTTTTAGCGCCGCCTGAAAGCGTGGAGCGAGCGCGGCCTGCTTGGCGGAGTCGATGACGCGTAGATTGACGTGTACGTATGCGGGCATTGTGCCTCCACTAATAATGCATATACATTATTATGTGAGACTGAGATTGTCAACGAGGTAGGTGTGAACGGTTTAGATCCAGAATCTTTGAAGGGTGTTGAAGCGGAGTGTCCGGGCTTCCAGGCTCGTGCAACGGCGCGTGCACTCACGCGATATTACAATGCCTGCTTCAAGCCGCTCGGGCTGACGGCCGAGCAA
This genomic interval carries:
- a CDS encoding AraC-type DNA-binding protein, coding for MNSRAPTVDACRPLKHDIAHSHFSVRGEAPQRRLLAWRDRVGHLIDVLPSRSDLERPFQASIDRYQVGELVLTDCRSDLVVLERSLARISTDRVRNFVFHVFLEGAVENVAVRTSRRDPTPSAASILALDMNQPVRMQRQACRVIAFFVPGELVQEVFPDPEAIHGRVLHGSTPLERLIIEHVAALSRTIACMSAGEADDAIRAAAKLLVAAFGRQARLSGDTRAAARAAMFGQVRRYIQAHLTEDELSPESVLNALQLPRPSIYRLFQHEGGVGAYIRHLRLRQAADEMIRYPHLSVIEIAYGLGFKSASDFTRAFRRAYDMAPQDFRALADTMVQTQR
- a CDS encoding aspartate aminotransferase, with translation MPGLLPDVDREGLLEYSVVYTDRSINHMSQLFQGVLRDISDSLKKVYNAKSAVVVPGSGTFGMEAVARQFATGKKCLVIRNGWFSFRWSQIFDMGGIPSESIVLKARPVEQGRQAAYAPPPIEEVVAAIKENKPDLVFAPHVETASGMMLPDAYLRAVSDAVHAVGGMFVLDCIASGTIWVDMQASGIDVLISAPQKGWSASPCCALVMLSPLARERIDATTSTSFACDLRKWLQIMEAYENGGFAYHATMPTDSLATLRDVMKETEAYGFDKVRAEQAELGTRVRSLLGAKGFKSVAAEGFEAPGVVVCYTDDDGIRSGKKFADAGLQIAPGVPLQCDEPEDFKTFRVGLFGLDKLHDVEGAVARLAKALDSIL
- a CDS encoding Zn-dependent protease with chaperone function, which encodes MTNTFDLLRNKREKPYQWVMIVIGVLLWFAIAEVIYNHWNDPKAGHFIHLYVGYGIAVAIFYGLASAAYRASAFGNMVLLSNEQFPEFHAMIVEASREIGLSEPPKTFIYNSNGMFNAFARRLLGGRYVFLTGALVEANSDAQVRFVIGHELGHHAAGHLNPWINGLKLPAHVVPFLGKAYSRSREYTCDSIGAYLSKDTHASRGALQMLGCGCRRLNASMDSNAFMAQEKMVPPIFGFLTEICRTHPRLTRRVAAINNSVANHAHGGFENASREPRFNVGSHALDSD
- a CDS encoding putative transposase; the protein is MTRLARHYVPDQPQHIILQGLTGPAFLDEGDYLYFLACLADAARVADLAVHAWVLMPDAIQFLVTPSFESSVAMAMQAVSRRYVETFNRRHGRRGTVWRGAYCATVIEPDRYFLLTSQVIDHAPVRNRLVAEPGNYPWSSYTHHIGLRVDSFIKDHPLYRTLGDTPFERHQAYRDLSAQPLDELEVNNLMQSTLNGWVLGSAAYCEWAAQTANRRLKPLLLRDRPPKVRTTGALAHAG
- a CDS encoding L-threonine aldolase, coding for MDSSDRSHGAKALAMGFTSDNIAGASPEVVEAMVASSTGQASPYGADDFTARVERKLSEIFEREIDVFLVPTGTAANSLCLATITPPWGNIYCHPSSHINNDECGAPAFYTNGAKLVAVDGQSAKIDPASLRSAASVKVGDVHSTQPSSVSITQATEVGSVYTLDEIQALGDVCKTSSVKLHMDGSRFANALVSLGCSPAEMTWKAGVDVLSFGATKNGVFAAEAIVLFDASLASEMGYRRKRAGHLFSKMRFLSAQIDAYLTDDLWLRNARQANGAAQRLTHGLEGLSGVEVLGAIEANIVFCRLPSAVIESLLQAGFEFYHDRWGPNVVRLVTSFSTTVEDVDNLLAHVTRAVVAR
- a CDS encoding transcriptional regulator, AraC family; translated protein: MTESVQFQQVSEIPGLVLSTARFADFGFDRHFHLDFHVGLVTDGVQRQRVNGKTVLHGPGTIVLMPPGEIHDGITADGSQSTLKTFRLSQELLASVAEEISGLHREPEFAGALLEDPLLAGHLLRLHNEMRWCNAANSLAMQTEWLSLLESLLSQSRAVVAETVHGSLSRIQWERVRDYCFSHLSDRISLDELAGLCSLGKFQFLKQFKQTIGMTPHAWLLRLRLERACALLSRSSQAIATVAQEVGFYDQSHFNRAFRQAYGVAPSCYRA
- a CDS encoding Uncharacterized conserved protein, DUF1330 family, which encodes MPAYVHVNLRVIDSAKQAALAPRFQAALKEAGGQILHFGPVAQILEGDEVPLPMAGVFEFPTLAQALAFYNSERYAPIKAERQEAQQARMFIVETHS